The following are from one region of the Gammaproteobacteria bacterium genome:
- a CDS encoding antibiotic biosynthesis monooxygenase, whose amino-acid sequence MSKQTIRVVAQVIARTDKIPEIQAILQNIVAPTRQETGCLSYQLLRHSSNPAAFLFIEEWTDENAVDAHFRTAHIQEALAKAAPWLAQAPDIQRYTLLA is encoded by the coding sequence ATGTCAAAGCAAACCATCAGAGTCGTTGCGCAAGTCATCGCACGCACGGACAAGATTCCCGAAATACAGGCGATTCTGCAAAACATCGTGGCACCAACACGCCAGGAAACCGGGTGCTTGAGTTACCAGTTATTGCGCCATAGCAGCAACCCCGCGGCGTTTTTGTTTATCGAAGAATGGACGGATGAAAATGCCGTCGACGCTCACTTCCGCACGGCGCATATCCAAGAAGCCCTAGCAAAAGCGGCACCTTGGCTGGCGCAAGCGCCGGACATTCAACGCTATACATTGCTCGCTTAA
- a CDS encoding efflux transporter outer membrane subunit, whose product MLRIFLLCWKGVAQGLCLISLLMSVGCAVGPDFVRPDPPQTDRYVPEGQSLEIVPVNGQAQHFAQGAEIVADWWRLFQSPKLDALVQEAIDHNQNLQAAQASLRQSQENLRAGYGIFYPQIDLAAGFSRQRFSAARFGSSASSIFNLLTLSTTVSYALDVFGGQRRAVEGLGAQRDFQRYTVLATYLTLSGNIVNSVIARAAYAAQIAATRQLIGLQQEQIAISETQVKAGIVAYASIVDLKTRLAALEATLAPLEQKYSQAEHLLSALTGHAPGERTLEPVDLDDIMLPADLPLSLPSKLVRQRPDILAAEASVHENSANIGVATAELLPSFTLSGTYGQNTRNLMDVFMSSGNFWSAGANIVAPLFHGGTSWLHRKAAIAAYQQSLANYKQTALDALAQVADILLALEHDAEALRNYAQQLDLTQEAVRLVQTNYQAGLVDYLQVLNAKSQYFQAKLAYLQVQAQRLQDTAALFVALGGGWWNDDKREESRLSPKVLASFRP is encoded by the coding sequence ATGCTGCGGATCTTTCTTTTGTGCTGGAAAGGCGTAGCGCAGGGATTGTGCCTGATCTCGTTGCTGATGTCGGTCGGTTGTGCTGTCGGACCGGATTTTGTCCGACCGGATCCTCCGCAAACCGATCGCTATGTACCGGAAGGACAATCGCTGGAAATTGTCCCGGTCAATGGTCAAGCGCAACATTTTGCACAGGGTGCCGAAATCGTCGCGGATTGGTGGCGGTTGTTTCAATCTCCCAAGCTGGATGCGCTGGTGCAGGAAGCGATCGATCATAATCAGAACTTGCAAGCGGCGCAGGCCAGTTTACGCCAGAGTCAGGAAAATTTACGTGCCGGCTATGGAATTTTTTATCCGCAGATCGATCTTGCCGCTGGCTTTAGCCGTCAGCGGTTTTCCGCCGCCCGCTTCGGCAGTTCCGCCAGTTCGATTTTTAATTTACTGACCCTATCTACCACGGTCAGTTATGCACTCGATGTTTTCGGTGGGCAACGCCGCGCCGTTGAGGGCTTGGGTGCGCAAAGAGATTTTCAGCGTTATACGGTTTTAGCCACCTATCTGACATTGTCCGGCAACATCGTCAATAGCGTGATCGCCCGGGCTGCTTACGCCGCACAGATCGCGGCAACCCGGCAACTGATCGGCTTGCAGCAGGAACAAATTGCGATCAGTGAAACCCAGGTGAAAGCAGGCATTGTCGCGTATGCAAGTATTGTCGATCTTAAAACCAGGCTGGCGGCACTGGAAGCCACGCTTGCACCGCTGGAACAAAAATACAGCCAGGCTGAACATCTGTTGTCAGCGCTGACAGGTCATGCGCCGGGAGAGCGGACGTTGGAGCCGGTCGATCTGGATGACATCATGTTGCCGGCCGATCTGCCCTTGTCGTTGCCTTCCAAGCTGGTGCGCCAGCGTCCCGATATCCTGGCAGCCGAAGCCAGTGTGCATGAAAATAGCGCCAATATCGGCGTCGCCACGGCTGAATTGCTGCCCAGCTTTACCCTGAGCGGTACTTATGGCCAGAACACGCGGAATCTGATGGATGTTTTTATGAGCAGCGGCAACTTTTGGAGTGCGGGCGCCAATATCGTGGCGCCGTTGTTTCATGGCGGCACATCATGGCTGCACCGCAAGGCTGCGATCGCCGCTTATCAGCAATCCTTGGCGAATTACAAGCAAACTGCCTTGGATGCTTTGGCCCAGGTGGCCGATATTTTGCTGGCGCTGGAACATGACGCCGAAGCGCTACGAAATTACGCGCAACAACTGGATCTCACCCAGGAGGCGGTGCGCTTGGTACAAACCAATTATCAGGCGGGGCTGGTCGATTATCTGCAGGTCCTGAACGCCAAGAGTCAGTATTTTCAGGCCAAGCTGGCATATCTGCAGGTACAAGCCCAACGTTTGCAGGATACCGCGGCGCTTTTCGTCGCTCTTGGCGGCGGGTGGTGGAATGACGATAAGCGGGAAGAATCCCGGCTTAGCCCGAAGGTTTTGGCGAGCTTCCGGCCATAA
- a CDS encoding response regulator transcription factor, giving the protein MLIDDHSMIRLGIKGLILQIHQEAEVLEAAAAQDGLQILKAETPDLVFLDLKLPQEVGGEISGEFGLDVLRTVCDMERPIPVIVISGEFISKNTVEKILKAGAASFVPKAASMEVMLEAIQRAIGGGVWLPLEITPVECIEQSPSIDSLLRDPPLSVTAADLSITEREFDVLRLAMQGNAPWKVARILGINPANTRRYLSRLYSRFGVIDLYGLQCHFAKTGQLLGIISSSTRTH; this is encoded by the coding sequence TTGTTGATTGATGACCATAGTATGATTCGTTTGGGCATAAAGGGCTTAATTCTGCAAATACATCAAGAAGCGGAAGTTCTCGAGGCAGCCGCTGCGCAAGATGGGCTTCAGATTTTGAAGGCGGAAACCCCGGATTTGGTTTTTCTTGATTTAAAACTTCCGCAGGAAGTTGGGGGCGAGATTAGCGGGGAGTTCGGATTGGATGTTCTTAGAACAGTTTGCGATATGGAAAGACCCATTCCTGTCATCGTAATTTCGGGTGAATTTATCAGTAAAAATACGGTGGAAAAAATCTTAAAAGCAGGCGCTGCATCATTTGTGCCTAAGGCAGCTTCTATGGAAGTCATGCTGGAAGCCATTCAGCGTGCAATAGGCGGGGGTGTTTGGCTGCCATTGGAGATAACGCCAGTAGAATGCATTGAACAATCGCCGAGCATTGATTCGTTGCTGCGTGATCCGCCCTTGTCCGTTACTGCTGCAGATTTAAGCATTACTGAACGTGAATTTGATGTATTACGCCTTGCGATGCAAGGAAATGCGCCCTGGAAAGTGGCAAGAATACTGGGCATCAATCCCGCCAATACGCGGCGCTATTTGTCCAGATTGTACAGCCGGTTCGGAGTGATCGACTTATACGGTTTGCAATGCCATTTTGCCAAGACAGGGCAACTGCTGGGAATCATTTCATCATCCACTCGCACCCATTAA
- a CDS encoding sigma-70 family RNA polymerase sigma factor encodes MTTSSTNTSDSSAADTQLQAWVTAIAAHDEQALANLYEATLTRVYGLALRITRNPQAAEEVSEDVYWQVWREAPRFDAQRGNVMAWLLTIARSRALDYLRKADDAELCEEPEVLLLNEPSHDGDPQDLLAATQDNAKLNQALQQLEPMQRQLVAMAFFRGLTHEEIAAFTDMALGTVKSHIRRALKQLHDVLEDDLIKGFER; translated from the coding sequence GTGACGACGAGCAGCACAAACACGAGTGATAGCAGCGCCGCGGATACGCAACTGCAGGCTTGGGTCACGGCGATTGCGGCGCATGACGAGCAGGCGCTGGCTAATCTGTACGAAGCCACATTGACACGGGTTTATGGCCTGGCGCTGCGCATCACGCGCAACCCGCAAGCAGCTGAGGAAGTGAGTGAAGACGTGTATTGGCAGGTGTGGCGCGAAGCGCCGCGATTCGATGCGCAACGCGGTAACGTCATGGCATGGCTGCTGACGATCGCCCGCAGCCGGGCACTGGATTATTTGCGCAAAGCGGACGATGCCGAACTTTGCGAGGAGCCGGAAGTTCTATTGCTCAATGAGCCATCGCACGACGGCGATCCGCAGGATTTGCTGGCGGCAACGCAGGATAACGCCAAATTGAATCAGGCGCTGCAACAGCTCGAACCGATGCAGCGGCAATTGGTCGCGATGGCTTTCTTCCGCGGTTTGACGCACGAAGAAATCGCCGCTTTCACCGATATGGCGCTCGGCACGGTCAAATCGCATATCCGGCGCGCGCTCAAACAGTTGCACGATGTGCTCGAGGACGATTTAATCAAAGGCTTTGAACGATGA
- a CDS encoding VOC family protein: protein MQHNPVGWFEIYVQDMDRAKRFYETVFQVTLERLDNPSGMNIELWSFPMKKDQMGITGALVKMDDGPAGGNAVLVYFMCADCSTEAARAASAGRQIVRAKMSIGPYGFIALVRDTEGNMIGLHSMQ, encoded by the coding sequence ATGCAGCATAACCCCGTCGGATGGTTTGAGATTTACGTACAGGATATGGATCGGGCCAAGCGCTTTTATGAAACCGTATTCCAAGTCACACTGGAACGTCTGGACAATCCATCCGGAATGAATATCGAGTTATGGAGTTTTCCGATGAAAAAAGACCAGATGGGCATAACCGGTGCTCTGGTCAAGATGGATGACGGTCCCGCTGGAGGCAATGCGGTATTGGTTTACTTCATGTGTGCCGATTGCAGTACCGAAGCGGCGCGCGCTGCTTCTGCGGGAAGACAAATTGTGCGCGCAAAAATGTCCATCGGACCATACGGTTTTATCGCGTTAGTCCGCGACACCGAAGGTAACATGATCGGCCTTCACTCAATGCAGTAG
- a CDS encoding response regulator, which yields MCIIWFMIPSQPSNVMVISIALIIDVVGAMLTWFSFLPAVIVSMCPPALTLVGSLYLQGDKVFLAASTLLFLLTCFGIISSRKLAGMLNYALQMSFELEEQRQIANKERQLAIEASARAEQEAHNAQFERKRSVEIMTAAAQQRERLINLLKLKNEERERFIRAAYHDTMQPLAAIGAQTVVMKLDPGLTTNGPAIEALNEIERSRRDIAEGIRGIYDLFQWGAHEPKLEAVSIHDLLMEIEKRFSEPAKSINLQFRIHPSKVSKLHGNSDYAMLKRVLENLVSNAIKYTEQGGIVIGAVGFRETLRIDIWDTGAGIAPDQHQKIFEEFYQVDEQAPGIGLGLPIVRLLVERLSGHTLSFRSRLGHGSRFSITLPRCEAPTRLDQSPLTATTSAAPLTGAYVIVVENNKNVLNGLRSLFESLGCIVRIAVNLKDLQQLIEAAPDRAPDVVISDYRLRNNETGADVVKLIEQHFDWTIVPVVFYSANLDIPEALLAKPLRYIERKGIAPDSLITKVQEAVLSGRNVRTREIEEKALSS from the coding sequence ATGTGCATTATTTGGTTTATGATTCCCTCGCAACCTTCTAATGTGATGGTCATCAGCATCGCCTTAATTATTGATGTGGTTGGTGCGATGTTAACTTGGTTCTCTTTCTTGCCAGCCGTCATTGTCAGTATGTGCCCTCCCGCCCTTACTTTAGTAGGCTCACTCTATCTGCAAGGCGACAAGGTGTTCTTAGCTGCCAGCACTCTGCTTTTTCTATTAACCTGCTTTGGTATTATCAGTAGCCGGAAGCTGGCTGGAATGCTGAATTACGCGTTACAGATGAGTTTCGAATTAGAAGAACAGCGCCAAATTGCCAATAAGGAACGGCAACTCGCCATCGAAGCCAGCGCCCGCGCGGAACAAGAAGCGCACAATGCACAATTCGAACGCAAGCGAAGTGTTGAGATAATGACGGCTGCAGCGCAACAGCGCGAGCGATTAATTAATCTTCTGAAACTCAAGAACGAGGAGCGTGAACGGTTTATTCGCGCCGCTTACCACGACACCATGCAACCGCTTGCCGCTATCGGCGCGCAGACTGTAGTGATGAAACTCGACCCAGGCCTGACAACCAACGGTCCGGCGATCGAGGCATTGAACGAAATCGAGCGATCCCGGCGCGACATCGCAGAAGGCATACGCGGCATCTACGATCTGTTTCAATGGGGCGCGCATGAACCCAAACTGGAAGCGGTTTCAATACACGATCTTCTCATGGAGATTGAGAAGCGCTTTTCCGAACCGGCAAAATCAATCAATCTCCAATTCCGGATTCACCCATCAAAAGTAAGCAAGTTACACGGAAACAGCGATTATGCAATGCTCAAGCGCGTCCTTGAAAACCTGGTTTCAAATGCGATCAAATATACCGAGCAAGGCGGCATCGTCATCGGTGCGGTTGGTTTCCGAGAAACTTTACGGATTGACATATGGGATACAGGAGCCGGTATTGCGCCCGATCAGCATCAAAAAATATTTGAGGAGTTCTACCAAGTGGATGAGCAAGCGCCGGGAATCGGCCTTGGTCTTCCTATTGTCCGCTTGCTGGTTGAACGTTTATCCGGGCACACACTAAGCTTTCGTTCTCGACTCGGTCACGGCTCACGGTTCTCGATTACCCTGCCAAGGTGCGAAGCGCCCACCCGGCTGGATCAGTCACCACTTACCGCTACCACATCTGCAGCTCCTTTAACGGGCGCCTATGTAATCGTAGTCGAAAACAACAAAAACGTGCTGAACGGACTACGGTCATTGTTTGAATCTTTGGGTTGCATTGTGCGCATAGCCGTCAACTTGAAGGATCTTCAGCAACTGATCGAAGCCGCACCCGACCGGGCACCCGATGTCGTAATTTCCGATTACCGGCTCAGAAATAACGAAACGGGGGCCGATGTCGTCAAGCTGATCGAACAGCATTTCGATTGGACAATCGTACCCGTCGTGTTTTATTCGGCCAATTTGGATATTCCCGAAGCTTTACTTGCCAAGCCGCTGCGGTACATCGAGCGTAAAGGAATTGCACCGGATTCGCTCATCACAAAAGTCCAAGAAGCGGTTTTATCCGGACGCAATGTCCGCACCCGGGAGATCGAAGAAAAAGCTCTCAGCAGCTAA
- a CDS encoding FAD-dependent oxidoreductase, whose product MNTHTQEIMHEFYHGLYINDGRRFSNWGSSRSTQPAVYVEPVSYADVQAVVRDTRQFPTPVRPVGSMLSVTETIVNDGGTLLCTRKLDAILGLESDEQGRQLVRVQAGCRLKKLHLWLQQQGWEIPFQAEIGEATVGSVAVGDTKESSLDGPGYFSSHVTAILYIDENGSLRILSDRQDGDAFYEFKCSFGLSGIVVECVIEVRRASLCKADVSLHAFDSPQALASGLLHLRKQCDALLAVVVLHQLVCFTEQRYRAGAGATTPPSSQPACEQYRLAKRLAIQRGFDGGALPQPKGIVFARHDFVNEYWRPAATENRLDFQYYEHDIGKLGPVNTT is encoded by the coding sequence ATGAATACCCATACGCAAGAAATCATGCACGAGTTTTATCACGGCCTTTATATCAATGACGGACGCCGCTTCAGCAATTGGGGCTCAAGCCGCAGTACGCAACCGGCTGTTTATGTGGAACCGGTCAGCTACGCCGACGTGCAAGCGGTGGTGCGCGATACCAGACAATTTCCAACACCCGTGCGCCCGGTCGGCTCCATGCTGTCGGTCACGGAAACCATCGTCAATGATGGCGGCACTTTACTATGCACACGCAAACTGGACGCCATCCTCGGACTGGAAAGCGATGAGCAGGGCCGGCAACTGGTTCGCGTGCAAGCCGGATGCCGTTTGAAGAAATTGCATCTGTGGCTGCAGCAGCAAGGCTGGGAAATACCGTTCCAGGCAGAAATCGGCGAAGCAACGGTCGGCTCGGTCGCGGTCGGCGATACCAAAGAATCTTCGCTCGACGGGCCGGGTTATTTTTCCAGTCATGTCACCGCGATTCTCTATATCGATGAAAACGGCAGCCTGCGCATTCTATCGGACCGGCAAGACGGCGATGCTTTCTACGAATTCAAATGCAGTTTCGGCTTATCCGGCATCGTGGTGGAATGCGTCATCGAGGTGCGTCGGGCGAGTTTGTGCAAGGCGGATGTCAGCTTGCATGCTTTCGACAGCCCGCAAGCGTTAGCCAGCGGCTTGTTGCATTTGCGCAAACAATGCGATGCCTTGCTGGCGGTTGTCGTGCTGCATCAACTGGTATGTTTCACGGAACAGCGCTACCGTGCCGGCGCCGGGGCAACGACACCACCCAGCTCGCAACCGGCGTGCGAACAATATCGCCTGGCGAAACGGCTGGCGATTCAACGGGGATTCGACGGCGGCGCGTTGCCGCAACCGAAAGGCATCGTCTTTGCGCGCCACGACTTCGTCAATGAATACTGGCGTCCGGCTGCCACAGAAAACCGTCTGGATTTCCAATACTACGAGCATGATATCGGTAAACTAGGGCCTGTTAACACTACCTAA
- a CDS encoding ABC transporter ATP-binding protein, whose protein sequence is MNSAVSAHELTKWFGEGDAKTFAVRGVSFEAYFGEIFFIVGPSGSGKTTLLSMISGILRPNSGAVTIDSMDIWALKPDQIAEFRLNKVGFVFQDYHLFPRLTTAENVAIPLILKKRDWDESIREAAGYLEIVGLKNKAGLPPMKLSGGEQQRVAIARALISQPDILIFDEPTASLDGDTGRRIMDFVKTSVLNDKRCILIVTHDSRIFEFADRIMKMEDGKIVGIENRRNGAE, encoded by the coding sequence GTGAATTCCGCTGTTTCCGCGCATGAACTGACCAAGTGGTTCGGCGAGGGCGATGCGAAAACCTTCGCGGTTCGGGGTGTCAGTTTTGAAGCTTACTTTGGCGAGATATTTTTCATCGTAGGTCCTTCGGGAAGCGGGAAAACAACGTTATTGAGTATGATCTCGGGTATTCTGCGCCCCAATTCCGGCGCGGTGACTATCGATAGCATGGATATCTGGGCATTGAAACCCGATCAGATCGCTGAGTTTCGTTTGAACAAAGTCGGTTTCGTATTTCAGGATTACCATCTGTTTCCACGGCTGACCACAGCCGAGAATGTCGCGATTCCGTTGATCCTGAAGAAACGCGACTGGGATGAATCGATCCGGGAAGCGGCCGGTTATCTGGAAATTGTCGGGTTGAAGAATAAAGCCGGACTGCCGCCGATGAAATTAAGCGGCGGTGAACAGCAGCGAGTGGCCATCGCACGCGCGCTGATAAGCCAGCCGGATATTTTGATTTTTGACGAACCGACCGCATCGTTGGACGGCGATACCGGCCGGCGCATCATGGATTTTGTCAAAACCAGCGTGCTCAACGACAAGCGCTGTATTTTGATCGTCACCCACGATAGCCGGATTTTCGAATTTGCCGATCGGATCATGAAGATGGAAGACGGCAAGATCGTCGGCATTGAGAACAGGAGGAACGGTGCAGAATAA
- a CDS encoding biotin/lipoyl-binding protein, with protein MQNKVIITVAIGGIIAGLLSAYLVGREKMPQPPVFDPAPNPYAKGIYSTGVIESLQPTGENINLYPEVAGVITRILVTEGQAVKQGEPLLKMDDSVQRATVEQQRSQAEAAHALLEELQAQPRKEVLDVAKAQLDFARANLTTAETQLKKLQNAYDMDAKSVSKDNLDNAINAAKVAKASVEVALKNYSLTKAGAWSYDIQNQERQYAALSNTYRAGSALLEKYTIKAPVDGVVLSITASLGSYVSPQGVYDTYTQGLNPVIVMGSHEDELVVRCFVDEILINRLPDVSKMRAQMFLRGTKIRIPLEYFRLQPYVSPKIQLSNQRTERVDVRVLPVLFRFKQPDDVQLYRGQLVDVYINEDG; from the coding sequence GTGCAGAATAAAGTCATCATTACCGTTGCCATAGGCGGCATCATAGCCGGCTTGCTCAGCGCTTATCTGGTCGGCCGGGAAAAGATGCCGCAACCGCCGGTTTTCGATCCGGCGCCCAATCCTTATGCCAAGGGCATTTATTCCACCGGGGTCATCGAGAGCCTCCAGCCGACCGGGGAGAATATCAATCTTTATCCGGAAGTGGCGGGTGTGATTACCCGGATTCTGGTGACCGAAGGGCAAGCGGTCAAGCAAGGCGAACCGTTGCTGAAAATGGACGACTCGGTGCAGCGCGCGACCGTCGAACAGCAGCGTTCGCAAGCGGAAGCTGCACATGCCTTGCTGGAAGAATTGCAAGCCCAGCCCAGGAAAGAAGTTCTGGATGTCGCCAAAGCGCAACTGGATTTCGCCAGGGCAAATTTGACAACCGCCGAGACGCAGCTGAAGAAATTGCAGAATGCTTACGACATGGATGCTAAATCGGTGAGCAAGGATAACCTGGATAATGCGATCAATGCCGCCAAAGTCGCGAAGGCCAGCGTTGAAGTTGCTTTGAAGAACTACAGTCTGACCAAGGCGGGCGCCTGGAGTTACGATATTCAGAACCAAGAACGCCAGTATGCGGCTTTATCCAATACCTATCGCGCCGGCAGCGCCTTGCTGGAAAAATATACGATCAAAGCACCGGTTGACGGTGTCGTGCTATCGATAACCGCCTCGCTGGGCAGCTATGTTTCACCACAGGGTGTCTACGATACCTATACGCAGGGATTGAATCCGGTGATCGTGATGGGCAGCCATGAAGATGAGCTGGTGGTGCGATGCTTTGTCGATGAAATCCTGATTAACCGGTTGCCGGATGTCAGCAAAATGCGGGCGCAAATGTTTCTGCGCGGTACAAAAATCCGTATTCCGCTGGAATATTTCCGCTTGCAACCCTATGTTTCACCCAAGATCCAATTATCGAACCAACGCACCGAACGGGTCGATGTCAGGGTTCTGCCGGTGTTGTTTCGTTTTAAGCAACCCGATGACGTGCAGCTCTATCGCGGTCAATTGGTGGATGTTTATATCAATGAGGATGGCTGA
- a CDS encoding FtsX-like permease family protein — MNGTLKLAFKLLVNDKGKYAALLVGIMFAVFLMVQMTSIFSGILAKSSSTVINLGAQVWVMDPAVNNVANSIPMPDYVLDAVRSINGVKYAVPLYSGGALVKLRSGVFQSVTVLGLDDNSLFGRPELIAGKIEDIYAENAFIAVQDAEINKLGDIQLGTDFELNDHRGVIVGIAKVTASGLFGIPTLYTTYSRAIQYIPSTRFTISYILVEPKNNDAISHIKEQVKLLGYEALTKEEFMQKIANYYKYQTGLGTNIFIMTIVSFLVGLSISGQTFYTFILENLEKFGALKAIGAKGHELVYMILFQATFTALIGYGLGVGLCTLIITVAKLKVPDYSANITYTTLAFAFVMVLIIAAISSYIGIRKVLKIEPFDIFRG, encoded by the coding sequence ATGAACGGAACCTTGAAACTGGCTTTTAAGCTGCTCGTGAACGACAAAGGAAAATACGCTGCTTTGTTGGTCGGGATTATGTTTGCCGTGTTTTTGATGGTGCAGATGACGTCGATTTTTTCCGGCATTCTGGCGAAATCTTCCTCGACCGTGATTAACCTGGGTGCGCAGGTTTGGGTGATGGATCCGGCGGTGAATAATGTGGCGAATAGCATTCCGATGCCGGATTATGTGCTCGACGCGGTGCGCAGTATCAATGGCGTCAAGTATGCCGTGCCATTGTATTCTGGCGGTGCGCTGGTCAAGCTCAGAAGCGGTGTGTTTCAATCGGTGACGGTGCTCGGGTTGGACGACAATAGCCTGTTCGGCCGTCCCGAGCTGATTGCCGGCAAGATCGAAGATATTTATGCCGAGAACGCATTCATCGCCGTACAAGATGCAGAAATCAACAAGCTTGGTGACATCCAATTGGGAACCGATTTTGAGTTGAACGATCATCGCGGTGTCATTGTCGGTATCGCCAAGGTGACCGCCAGCGGGTTGTTCGGCATTCCCACGCTGTATACGACTTATAGCCGGGCGATTCAGTACATCCCGTCAACGCGCTTCACCATCTCGTATATTCTCGTCGAACCGAAAAATAATGATGCGATTTCGCATATTAAGGAGCAGGTTAAGCTGCTGGGTTATGAGGCGCTCACCAAAGAAGAGTTTATGCAGAAAATAGCGAATTACTACAAATACCAGACCGGGTTGGGAACCAATATTTTTATCATGACCATCGTCAGCTTTCTGGTGGGGCTATCGATCTCCGGGCAGACTTTTTATACCTTTATATTGGAAAATTTGGAAAAATTCGGCGCGTTGAAGGCGATCGGCGCAAAAGGGCATGAGCTGGTGTACATGATTCTTTTTCAGGCCACATTCACCGCGCTGATTGGATATGGATTGGGGGTCGGGTTGTGCACGCTCATCATCACGGTCGCAAAACTCAAAGTCCCGGACTATTCCGCCAATATCACGTATACCACCTTGGCTTTTGCGTTTGTCATGGTGCTGATCATCGCCGCGATTTCCAGCTATATCGGCATAAGAAAGGTGCTGAAGATTGAACCATTCGATATTTTCAGAGGCTAA
- a CDS encoding IS5 family transposase (programmed frameshift) has translation MEITETQYQQIEHCMPRQRGNVSHSNLQILNAILYVTEHGCKWRGLPKRFGNWHTIYTRMNRWAKSGVLQKVFEQLQHQQIIRIKIEAVSMDSTSVKVHPDGTGAFKKNGPQSIGKSRGGWTTKIHLVAADTRTAITFSLSPGHTHDAPEGRQLLLALGPVSSPTHLLMDRAYEGDQTRQLALELGYIPVVPPKTNRLELWEYDRAMYKKRNEIERLFRRLKGFRRIFSRFDKLDVIFLSFIHFALIVEALR, from the exons ATGGAAATCACCGAAACTCAATATCAACAGATCGAACACTGCATGCCGCGCCAGCGTGGCAATGTCAGTCATTCCAATCTACAAATTCTCAATGCTATTCTGTATGTTACCGAGCATGGTTGCAAGTGGCGCGGACTACCCAAGCGTTTCGGTAATTGGCATACCATCTACACTCGAATGAATCGATGGGCGAAAAGCGGCGTGCTTCAAAAAGTTTTTGAGCAGCTGCAGCATCAACAAATCATTCGCATCAAGATTGAAGCCGTTTCGATGGATAGCACCAGCGTCAAAGTGCACCCTGATGGTACTGGTGCAT TTAAAAAAAACGGCCCGCAATCCATCGGCAAATCCCGAGGTGGCTGGACCACTAAAATTCATCTGGTTGCCGCAGATACCAGAACAGCCATAACTTTTTCCTTATCTCCGGGGCATACACATGACGCACCGGAAGGACGACAACTCCTGTTAGCACTCGGCCCCGTCTCTTCTCCTACTCATCTGCTGATGGATCGCGCTTATGAGGGTGATCAAACCAGACAGCTTGCATTGGAGCTCGGTTATATCCCGGTTGTCCCACCCAAAACTAATCGGCTGGAGCTCTGGGAATATGACCGCGCCATGTACAAAAAACGCAATGAGATCGAAAGATTATTCCGCAGACTCAAGGGATTCCGTCGAATATTCTCCAGATTCGACAAACTGGATGTCATTTTTCTCTCATTCATCCATTTCGCTCTCATCGTCGAAGCACTTAGGTAG